A genomic region of Papaver somniferum cultivar HN1 chromosome 7, ASM357369v1, whole genome shotgun sequence contains the following coding sequences:
- the LOC113296057 gene encoding F-box protein At1g52495-like gives MSQDSGCWVEGNNLVLIDILRRLPPKSLMRFKSVSKRWRWMITQDRYFIDLHFTSSNSTNTSTFVIYPTHRAAIYPTHRASVSIQISRILFSEQDLVFDDRPSELPDTTKITPSYYSSEDITLYVRSCILMLEPVGGLICFVNLDEHGYVIIYNPCTRQKTPWIKPASTRELSIDPKVQFRRKKKTGLYKYMFGFGIDPATKQHKVFSAYDISVRYFPFMIVSHEFVCEVLTVGDNIWRKIDGNRVPSNIAVSSETVHVHGSIYWMCCQAGQDKNDVIMVFDLGSETFREIVIPSFILDLWHSNIQVQLVRKLVEVDGHISVSVREGDDCLNMWIYNDIGVVSGTWDKKTIQMPCLWSDIKYVDLKAISGLDMIVVKTLRESSASFLPEQQREEIHYYNRKEKKYCRNRFEILLNPIASPAKSYSITPFFENLLPVKAVNHPTILPVLQEK, from the coding sequence ATGTCTCAGGATAGTGGTTGTTGGGTTGAGGGAAACAACTTAGTTTTAATTGACATATTACGCAGACTTCCTCCGAAATCCTTGATGAGATTCAAGTCTGTATCTAAACGTTGGAGATGGATGATTACACAAGATCGTTACTTCATTGATCTACACTTTACATCATCGAATAGTACTAACACCAGCACCTTCGTTATTTATCCAACCCACCGTGCTGCTATATATCCAACCCATCGTGCTTCTGTATCCATACAAATCAGTCGTATTTTATTCTCCGAACAGGACTTGGTGTTTGATGATCGTCCAAGTGAACTACCAGACACCACCAAAATTACTCCAAGTTATTATTCCAGTGAAGACATAACACTTTATGTCCGGTCCTGCATATTAATGCTCGAACCTGTGGGCGGTTTGATCTGTTTTGTCAACTTAGATGAACATGGTTATGTTATCATCTATAATCCCTGCACCAGACAAAAAACACCATGGATTAAACCAGCAAGTACTCGAGAACTCAGTATTGATCCTAAAGTACAATTTCGTCGCAAAAAGAAAACTGGACTTTACAAGTATATGTTTGGATTTGGAATTGACCCAGCCACTAAGCAACACAAAGTGTTTTCCGCATATGATATTTCTGTAAGGTACTTTCCTTTCATGATTGTTAGCCATGAATTCGTTTGTGAGGTCTTAACAGTAGGTGATAATATATGGAGAAAGATCGATGGTAACCGAGTTCCATCGAACATTGCAGTTAGTAGCGAAACTGTTCATGTGCATGGTTCTATATATTGGATGTGCTGCCAGGCGGGGCAAGACAAGAATGATGTCATAATGGTATTTGATCTTGGAAGCGAGACGTTTAGAGAGATTGTAATCCCTAGTTTCATCCTTGATCTCTGGCACTCGAATATACAAGTACAGTTGGTTCGTAAGTTAGTAGAAGTGGATGGACACATAAGTGTTTCAGTCCGAGAAGGAGACGACTGCCTCAACATGTGGATTTATAATGATATCGGTGTCGTGAGTGGTACTTGGGATAAAAAAACGATCCAGATGCCTTGTCTCTGGAGTGACATAAAATATGTAGATTTGAAAGCCATTAGCGGCTTAGACATGATAGTCGTAAAAACCTTACGAGAATCTTCGGCTTCCTTTCTTCCTGAGCAACAACGTGAAGAGATCCATTATTACAACCGTAAAGAGAAGAAATATTGTAGAAATCGGTTTGAGATTTTATTAAATCCTATTGCTTCCCCAGCTAAAAGCTATTCTATTACACCTTTCTTCGAGAATTTATTGCCGGTTAAGGCTGTCAACCATCCGACTATATTACCTGTGTTGCAAGAAAAGTGA